The following proteins are co-located in the Hydrogenophaga sp. RAC07 genome:
- a CDS encoding LysR family transcriptional regulator codes for MRLRHIEVFNAVMQTGSVSAAARMINVTQPAVSRTLQHAELQLGFQLFQRVGGRLKPTVEAQTLYPHIERLFAQLDDVQRLSASLKAGRGKGELRVLTVLALSYEVFPLAMRLFREKHPAVMVHHEALHSPQIVSSLVLQEADVGYVFNAVTHPALAQERLAERRVECVVPKGLLNAKQVKAGTITLAQLSKLPVIALDGQDPLGMLLAHTVREAGAGLNEVMTVQTYHVALALAHHGVGVAMVEGCTAASADRERVDVLTLEPAIATSVHMLRPTARPNSLTTRAFTRCMQQALQQLG; via the coding sequence ATGCGACTACGACACATCGAAGTTTTCAACGCCGTCATGCAGACCGGCAGCGTGAGTGCCGCTGCCCGCATGATCAATGTGACCCAGCCGGCGGTGAGCCGTACCTTGCAGCACGCCGAGCTGCAGCTGGGGTTCCAGTTGTTCCAGCGCGTTGGCGGAAGGCTCAAGCCCACGGTCGAAGCGCAGACCCTGTACCCGCACATCGAACGCCTGTTTGCCCAGCTCGATGACGTGCAGCGCCTCTCGGCCAGCCTCAAGGCCGGGCGCGGCAAAGGCGAGTTGCGGGTGCTCACCGTGCTTGCCCTCAGCTACGAGGTGTTTCCGCTCGCCATGCGCCTGTTTCGCGAAAAGCACCCCGCCGTGATGGTGCACCACGAGGCCTTGCACTCACCACAGATCGTCTCCAGCCTGGTGTTGCAGGAGGCCGATGTGGGCTACGTGTTCAACGCGGTCACGCACCCGGCACTGGCGCAGGAGCGCCTGGCCGAGCGGCGGGTGGAGTGTGTGGTGCCCAAGGGACTCTTGAACGCGAAGCAGGTGAAGGCCGGCACGATCACACTGGCCCAGCTTTCAAAACTGCCTGTGATCGCGCTCGACGGGCAGGACCCGCTGGGGATGCTGCTGGCCCACACTGTCCGCGAGGCGGGCGCGGGGCTCAACGAGGTGATGACCGTGCAGACCTACCACGTGGCCCTGGCGCTGGCGCACCACGGCGTGGGTGTGGCCATGGTCGAAGGCTGCACGGCTGCGTCGGCCGATCGCGAACGGGTCGACGTGCTCACGCTGGAGCCGGCCATCGCCACCTCGGTGCACATGCTGCGGCCCACGGCCCGGCCCAATTCGCTCACCACGCGCGCCTTCACGCGCTGCATGCAACAGGCGCTGCAGCAACTGGGCTGA
- a CDS encoding D-amino acid dehydrogenase, with protein MQSTSPSVRQVCVLGAGIVGLATAWQLLRDGHTVTVVDSAQAGTGASAANGAQLSYAYVQPLADPGIWRQLPKLLLASDSPLKLRPQMEPQQWAWGLRFLAACRASVSASTTKALLTLAAESRAGFERLLAQEKIDCDFSTTGKLVLYPDEAGFTSARRQMELQRALGTLQHALSPTEAVAVEPTLEGYAARFAGAIHTPGECAADCFKVCQELQRLLQARGVRFVFDTPVTRLVRRHGRIHSVDTPNGPIEADAFVVALGSSSQALARPLGLSVPVYPLKGYSITVPATDAAPRVNVTDVSRKVVFARIGERLRVAGMAELVGHDRTIDPGRIQSLMESVSEVFPQMEPATEVSPWAGLRPATPTGLPVLGHLSGSPANLFFNTGHGALGFTLAFGSAERVVRELTASFSPVAAAPVACSA; from the coding sequence ATGCAAAGCACTTCTCCATCCGTCCGGCAGGTCTGCGTTCTGGGTGCAGGCATCGTCGGCCTGGCCACCGCGTGGCAACTGCTGCGCGACGGCCACACCGTGACCGTGGTCGACAGCGCGCAGGCCGGAACCGGCGCGAGTGCGGCCAATGGCGCACAACTGAGCTATGCCTACGTGCAACCGCTGGCCGACCCCGGCATCTGGCGCCAGTTGCCCAAGCTTCTGCTGGCCAGCGACTCCCCGCTGAAACTGCGGCCGCAGATGGAACCGCAGCAGTGGGCCTGGGGTCTGCGGTTCCTGGCCGCGTGCCGCGCCAGCGTTTCGGCCAGCACCACGAAAGCGTTGCTCACCCTGGCGGCCGAAAGCCGGGCGGGCTTCGAGCGACTGCTCGCCCAGGAAAAGATCGATTGTGATTTTTCAACCACCGGCAAGCTCGTGCTGTATCCCGACGAAGCCGGGTTTACATCGGCGCGACGTCAGATGGAGCTGCAGCGCGCTTTGGGCACCTTGCAGCACGCCCTGTCGCCCACGGAGGCGGTTGCCGTTGAACCCACCCTCGAAGGCTATGCGGCGCGATTTGCAGGCGCGATTCACACCCCGGGCGAGTGCGCGGCGGACTGCTTCAAAGTGTGCCAGGAACTGCAGCGACTGCTGCAGGCGCGCGGCGTGCGATTCGTCTTCGACACCCCGGTCACGCGACTGGTGCGTCGCCATGGACGCATCCACTCGGTCGACACCCCGAACGGCCCGATCGAGGCCGACGCCTTCGTCGTGGCACTGGGTTCGTCCTCCCAAGCCCTCGCCCGGCCCCTGGGGCTGAGCGTGCCGGTGTATCCGCTCAAGGGCTACAGCATCACCGTGCCAGCCACCGACGCGGCGCCCCGGGTGAACGTCACCGATGTGTCGCGCAAGGTGGTCTTTGCCCGCATCGGCGAGCGCCTGCGCGTGGCCGGCATGGCAGAGCTGGTGGGTCACGACAGGACGATCGATCCCGGTCGCATCCAGTCGCTGATGGAGAGCGTGAGCGAGGTCTTTCCGCAGATGGAGCCCGCCACCGAGGTGAGCCCCTGGGCCGGCCTGCGCCCCGCCACCCCCACCGGCCTGCCCGTGCTGGGCCACCTGAGCGGTTCACCCGCGAACCTGTTCTTCAACACCGGTCACGGCGCGCTGGGTTTCACGCTGGCCTTCGGCAGCGCCGAGCGGGTGGTGCGCGAACTCACGGCCTCGTTCAGCCCAGTTGCTGCAGCGCCTGTTGCATGCAGCGCGTGA
- a CDS encoding aspartate aminotransferase family protein, producing MTPSSLPGTRVFHRQLSHALPTAVSGRGITLTDATGRSYLDASGGAAVSCLGHGHPDVIAAMHAQIDKLAYAHTSFFTTEVAEELADLLIETAPAGMSHVYFVSGGSEAMEAALKMARQYFVEIGQPQRRHFIARHQSYHGNTLGALAVGGNAWRREQFKPLLIDVTHVAPCYEYRHRRDDETAEQYGQRLVAELSDAIDRLGGENVMAFVAETVGGATAGVLTPVPGYFKGVRELCDRHGILLILDEVMCGMGRTGSLHACEQEGVMPDLMAIAKGLGGGYQPIGAVLAQGRVVDAFRQGSGLFQHGHTYLGHAIACAAALAVQRVIQRDGLLAQVRERGLQLQALLHQTFDDHPHVGDIRGRGLFWGVELVANRGNKQWFDPARKLHARIKREAMAGGLMVYPMGGTVDGRCGDHVLLAPPFISTPQELEQIVDQLAGAIDRAVAA from the coding sequence ATGACCCCCTCCAGCCTGCCCGGTACCCGTGTCTTCCACCGCCAGCTCAGTCACGCCTTGCCCACCGCGGTCAGCGGTCGGGGCATCACGCTCACCGACGCGACTGGCCGTTCTTACCTGGACGCTTCGGGTGGTGCAGCGGTTTCCTGTCTGGGCCACGGCCATCCGGACGTGATCGCCGCCATGCACGCGCAGATCGACAAGCTCGCCTACGCCCACACCAGTTTCTTCACCACCGAGGTGGCCGAGGAACTGGCCGACCTGTTGATCGAGACGGCACCCGCCGGCATGAGCCATGTGTATTTCGTGAGCGGCGGCTCGGAGGCCATGGAAGCAGCACTGAAGATGGCGCGGCAGTATTTCGTGGAGATCGGTCAACCACAGCGTCGGCACTTCATCGCCCGGCATCAGAGTTACCACGGCAACACCCTGGGCGCGCTCGCCGTCGGCGGCAACGCCTGGCGGCGCGAGCAGTTCAAGCCGCTGTTGATCGACGTGACCCATGTGGCGCCGTGTTACGAATACCGCCACCGGCGCGACGACGAAACCGCCGAGCAGTATGGCCAGCGCCTGGTGGCCGAGCTGTCCGATGCCATCGACCGCCTCGGCGGCGAGAACGTCATGGCCTTCGTGGCCGAGACCGTGGGCGGCGCCACGGCGGGCGTGCTCACGCCGGTGCCGGGTTATTTCAAGGGCGTGCGCGAACTGTGCGACCGCCACGGCATCCTGCTGATCCTGGACGAGGTGATGTGCGGCATGGGTCGCACCGGCAGCTTGCACGCCTGCGAACAGGAGGGCGTGATGCCTGATCTGATGGCCATCGCCAAGGGCTTGGGCGGTGGCTATCAGCCCATCGGTGCCGTGCTGGCGCAGGGCAGGGTGGTGGACGCGTTTCGCCAGGGCAGTGGATTGTTTCAGCACGGCCACACCTACCTGGGTCATGCCATCGCCTGTGCTGCCGCGCTCGCCGTGCAACGCGTGATTCAGCGCGATGGTTTGCTGGCGCAGGTGCGCGAGCGCGGGCTGCAACTGCAGGCCCTGCTGCACCAGACATTTGACGACCATCCTCACGTTGGCGACATCCGCGGACGTGGCCTGTTCTGGGGCGTTGAACTCGTGGCCAACCGCGGCAACAAGCAGTGGTTCGACCCCGCGCGCAAGCTGCACGCCCGCATCAAGCGCGAAGCCATGGCCGGTGGCCTGATGGTCTATCCCATGGGTGGCACGGTGGACGGACGCTGCGGCGATCACGTGTTGCTGGCACCGCCCTTCATCAGCACGCCGCAAGAGCTGGAGCAGATCGTGGACCAGCTGGCCGGTGCGATCGACAGGGCGGTGGCCGCCTGA